One Spiroplasma endosymbiont of Cantharis nigra DNA segment encodes these proteins:
- the hrcA gene encoding heat-inducible transcriptional repressor HrcA — MLTKRQNLILKSIIEEYIKTALPVGSKRIQEVLTMEVSSATIRNESAFLEEQGFLEKAHTSSGKVPSTKGYRYYVDNLMESNNIEDIKVQINEIFKKRGATIDEILEKTSSILSEMTKLATVVATSEVNGELLLSKIELIPISNKSAVVIFVLSNGAIENKNINLDSITLEELRLSIDLFNERLVNSKISEIETKSQAMIPVLRQQVKKYEFVLQTLIGALIHTDSNKSRTSGVKYLLENPEFNDANKIKDIIQFIENASPFVWFNYQSKTNKTTVAIGLETGNENDDIAVIGTNFPTKGGGKGALALVGPKRIEYDKVSKLLEWISNKIEEKFLLEGE, encoded by the coding sequence TTGTTAACAAAACGTCAAAACCTAATTTTAAAATCCATTATAGAAGAATATATTAAAACTGCATTACCAGTTGGTTCTAAAAGGATTCAAGAGGTATTAACAATGGAAGTATCATCTGCAACAATTAGAAATGAATCAGCATTTCTAGAGGAACAAGGCTTTTTAGAAAAAGCTCATACTTCTTCTGGAAAAGTTCCTTCAACAAAAGGTTATAGATACTATGTTGATAATCTTATGGAATCAAATAACATTGAAGATATCAAAGTTCAGATTAATGAGATCTTTAAAAAAAGAGGAGCCACTATTGATGAGATTTTAGAAAAAACCTCATCAATCTTAAGCGAAATGACAAAATTAGCAACAGTTGTTGCGACTTCAGAAGTAAATGGTGAATTACTCTTATCAAAAATTGAATTAATACCTATTTCAAATAAATCTGCAGTTGTAATATTTGTTCTTTCAAATGGAGCAATTGAAAATAAAAATATAAATCTTGATTCAATAACTTTAGAAGAACTAAGATTATCAATTGATTTATTTAATGAAAGATTAGTAAATTCTAAAATTTCTGAAATTGAAACAAAATCACAAGCAATGATTCCTGTATTAAGACAGCAAGTTAAAAAATATGAGTTTGTATTACAAACTTTAATAGGAGCTTTAATACATACAGATTCAAATAAATCAAGAACAAGTGGTGTTAAATATTTATTAGAAAACCCAGAGTTTAATGATGCAAATAAGATAAAAGATATTATTCAATTTATTGAAAATGCTTCTCCCTTTGTTTGATTTAATTACCAAAGTAAAACAAACAAAACTACTGTAGCTATTGGTTTAGAAACAGGTAATGAAAATGATGATATTGCAGTTATTGGGACAAACTTTCCCACAAAAGGTGGGGGCAAAGGTGCTTTAGCTCTAGTTGGGCCTAAAAGAATTGAATATGATAAAGTGTCAAAACTTTTAGAATGAATAAGCAATAAAATTGAAGAAAAGTTTTTGTTGGAAGGAGAATAA
- a CDS encoding ATP-dependent Clp protease ATP-binding subunit produces MDFTQKPDPLNDPEILNKYTRDLTKDAKEGKIDPIIGRDDEIMRVIRILSRKTKNNPVLIGEPGVGKTAIAEGLAQRINKGDVPSVLKDKKILELDMGSVMAGASFLGDYEARIKGIVNAIQKENGQIILFIDELHLIVGAGKTGNGGGMDVSNLLKPSLARGGIKVIGATTLKEYREYIEKDAALERRFQKVIVSEPTIEETISILRGLKERFETYHGVRIHDNALVAAAQLSDRYISDRFLPDKAIDLVDEASATIKTELASVPTELYQIDRKVMQLEIEKAALSKEQDEKSKDRLQQAEKELKNLKTKQAEFNNKWNSEKKALEKINQFRSTIDSLKIELEQVQAQANYQRAGEIQYSLLPALEKQLSSALDNNKEKLISEEVTEIEIASIVSKWTGIEMENLIESEKQKLLGLSTTLKKMVKGQNQALELVSDAIIRSRSGIKDPNKPIGSFLFLGPTGVGKTEVAKSLAKNLFGSEKKMLRFDMSEYMEKHSVSKLLGSPPGYVGYEEGGKLTEAVRRAPYSILLFDEVEKAHPDVFNIFLQILDDGRVTDSLGKTIDFKNTIIIMTSNIGSEYLISTPPELIDQDVLNENLRKFFRPEFLNRIDNIVTFNALSKDVIKEVIIKTLDELKERVLLSNEYIINFTDSSIKKILEEGYDQQYGARPIKRYIERNIETLIARAIVSSEIEPKRNYVIDVKNNNFVLSTSNKLN; encoded by the coding sequence ATGGATTTTACACAAAAACCAGATCCTTTAAATGATCCAGAAATCCTAAATAAATATACAAGGGATTTAACAAAGGATGCAAAAGAAGGAAAAATTGATCCAATCATTGGAAGAGATGATGAGATTATGAGAGTAATTAGAATATTAAGTAGAAAGACTAAAAATAATCCGGTTTTAATTGGTGAGCCTGGTGTTGGTAAAACAGCTATTGCAGAAGGTTTAGCTCAACGAATAAATAAAGGTGATGTTCCAAGTGTTTTAAAAGATAAAAAAATTCTAGAGTTAGACATGGGAAGTGTTATGGCTGGAGCTAGTTTTTTAGGAGATTATGAAGCAAGAATCAAGGGAATTGTAAATGCAATTCAAAAAGAAAATGGTCAAATAATATTATTTATCGATGAATTACATTTAATTGTGGGAGCAGGTAAAACTGGAAACGGGGGAGGAATGGATGTTTCAAACCTATTAAAACCTTCTCTTGCTAGAGGTGGTATTAAAGTTATTGGAGCAACAACTCTAAAAGAATACAGAGAATATATAGAAAAAGATGCGGCACTTGAAAGAAGATTTCAAAAAGTTATTGTAAGTGAACCCACTATTGAAGAAACAATTTCAATTTTAAGAGGATTAAAGGAGCGTTTTGAAACATACCATGGAGTAAGAATTCATGATAATGCTTTAGTTGCAGCTGCACAATTAAGTGATAGATATATCTCCGATAGATTTTTACCAGATAAGGCAATTGACTTGGTAGACGAGGCAAGTGCAACAATTAAAACAGAGTTAGCATCAGTTCCTACAGAGTTATATCAAATTGATAGAAAAGTTATGCAATTAGAAATTGAAAAAGCAGCACTTTCTAAGGAGCAAGATGAAAAATCTAAAGATAGATTACAACAAGCCGAAAAAGAACTAAAAAATTTAAAAACAAAACAAGCCGAATTTAATAATAAATGAAATTCTGAAAAAAAAGCATTAGAAAAAATTAATCAGTTTAGGTCTACTATTGATAGTTTAAAAATTGAACTAGAGCAAGTTCAAGCACAAGCTAATTATCAAAGAGCTGGAGAAATTCAATATTCATTATTACCAGCCTTAGAAAAACAATTAAGTTCTGCACTTGATAATAATAAGGAAAAATTAATTTCAGAGGAGGTTACTGAAATTGAAATTGCTTCAATTGTATCTAAATGAACTGGAATAGAAATGGAAAATCTAATTGAAAGTGAGAAACAAAAACTTTTAGGTTTAAGTACAACACTTAAAAAAATGGTAAAAGGTCAAAATCAAGCATTAGAACTTGTATCTGATGCAATTATTCGAAGTAGAAGTGGAATTAAAGACCCAAATAAGCCAATAGGTAGTTTCTTATTTTTAGGTCCAACTGGTGTTGGTAAAACAGAAGTTGCAAAATCACTTGCAAAAAATTTATTTGGAAGTGAGAAAAAAATGCTTAGATTTGATATGTCTGAATATATGGAAAAACATTCAGTATCTAAATTATTAGGTTCTCCTCCTGGTTATGTTGGTTATGAAGAGGGAGGTAAACTTACTGAGGCTGTAAGAAGAGCCCCATATTCAATACTATTATTTGATGAAGTAGAAAAAGCTCATCCAGATGTTTTTAATATATTTTTACAAATTTTAGATGATGGTAGAGTTACTGATTCTCTTGGAAAGACAATTGATTTTAAAAATACAATCATAATTATGACTTCAAATATTGGTTCTGAATATCTAATTTCAACACCACCAGAGTTAATTGACCAAGATGTTCTAAATGAGAATTTAAGAAAATTCTTTAGACCTGAATTTTTAAATAGAATTGATAATATTGTGACTTTCAATGCTTTATCTAAAGATGTTATTAAAGAAGTTATTATAAAAACTTTAGATGAATTAAAAGAGAGAGTTTTATTATCAAATGAATATATTATAAATTTTACAGATTCATCTATAAAAAAAATTTTAGAAGAAGGTTATGATCAACAATATGGTGCTCGACCAATTAAAAGATATATTGAAAGAAATATTGAGACTTTAATTGCAAGGGCAATAGTTTCGAGTGAGATAGAACCTAAGAGAAATTATGTAATTGATGTTAAAAATAACAATTTTGTACTATCAACTTCAAATAAATTAAATTAG
- a CDS encoding isochorismatase family protein, with protein MKKALIVVDYQYDFANPLGKLYVPQGELIQKKIENKISEYKKNGNYVIFSGDFHPQNHISFIEWPEHCVVNSQGAEFIIDSSNADLIIRKGTKLDYDSYSAFYISKDKENEKLNVESELDFWLKTKKVEDLEICGLALEVCVQATYDDAIKKGYNSVINYDLSKKIN; from the coding sequence ATGAAAAAAGCTTTAATTGTAGTAGATTATCAATATGATTTTGCAAATCCTTTGGGAAAACTTTATGTGCCTCAGGGTGAATTAATTCAAAAGAAAATTGAAAACAAAATTAGTGAATATAAAAAGAATGGAAATTATGTTATTTTTTCCGGAGATTTTCATCCCCAAAATCACATTTCTTTTATTGAATGACCAGAACATTGCGTAGTTAATTCACAAGGTGCAGAGTTTATTATTGATTCATCAAATGCTGACTTAATAATAAGAAAAGGAACTAAATTAGATTATGATAGTTATTCTGCTTTTTATATTTCTAAAGATAAAGAAAATGAGAAGTTAAATGTTGAATCTGAATTAGACTTTTGATTAAAAACTAAAAAAGTAGAGGATTTAGAGATATGTGGTTTAGCTTTAGAAGTTTGTGTGCAAGCTACATATGATGATGCTATTAAAAAAGGATATAATTCTGTAATTAATTATGATCTTTCTAAAAAAATAAATTAA
- the hemW gene encoding radical SAM family heme chaperone HemW, translated as MRSNKSIDRKINSLYVHIPFCEHICFYCDFVKVKKPQDPKIIEKYLDKIEFELEGYENRLEDIQSIYIGGGTPSCLNEEQTRRMCNILLKFTNKPNFEYSIELNPESVTLEKLNIYKEFNINRVSMGIQTFDNELLKKIGRIHDNSLAIKAFKLIRKAGFKNVSIDLMYNLYDQTKENIATDLKYLKELKPDHISWYSLIMKEKSIWGRKNMKLPENDELFDEIVNQGLKDLGYIRYEISNYALGENNKSFHNISYWNNSTFAGVGIGATGFEQIDNKYYLTKNEGNILNYKKEFELLSQEDYYFQIIMMGLRMVEGIDVSLEKNKEIVTFYQQKIEQKIEQNLLEIVNNNLRCTERGFNILNEILIDFL; from the coding sequence ATGAGGAGTAATAAATCAATAGATAGAAAAATTAATAGTTTATATGTTCACATTCCATTTTGTGAACATATTTGTTTTTATTGTGATTTTGTAAAAGTAAAAAAACCACAAGATCCAAAAATAATTGAAAAGTATTTAGACAAAATTGAGTTTGAATTAGAGGGCTACGAAAATAGATTAGAAGATATTCAAAGTATTTATATTGGGGGAGGAACTCCAAGTTGTTTAAACGAAGAGCAAACAAGAAGGATGTGCAATATTCTTTTAAAGTTTACTAATAAACCAAACTTTGAATATTCAATAGAGTTAAACCCTGAATCAGTTACACTAGAAAAATTAAATATTTATAAGGAATTTAATATTAATAGAGTTAGTATGGGAATTCAAACTTTTGACAATGAATTATTAAAAAAAATTGGAAGAATTCACGATAATTCATTAGCAATAAAAGCTTTCAAACTAATTCGAAAAGCGGGATTTAAAAATGTAAGTATAGATTTAATGTATAACTTATATGATCAAACTAAAGAAAATATTGCAACAGATTTAAAGTATCTTAAGGAATTAAAACCAGATCATATTTCATGATATTCATTAATAATGAAAGAAAAATCAATTTGGGGAAGAAAAAATATGAAACTACCCGAAAATGACGAGTTATTTGATGAAATAGTTAATCAAGGTCTTAAAGATTTAGGTTATATTAGATATGAAATATCAAATTATGCTTTAGGAGAAAATAATAAATCATTTCATAATATTAGTTATTGAAATAATTCCACATTTGCTGGTGTAGGTATTGGTGCTACAGGATTTGAACAAATTGATAATAAATATTATCTGACTAAAAATGAAGGCAATATTTTAAATTATAAAAAAGAGTTTGAGTTGCTTTCACAAGAAGATTATTATTTTCAAATTATAATGATGGGTTTAAGAATGGTAGAAGGAATTGATGTGTCTTTAGAAAAAAATAAAGAGATAGTTACTTTTTATCAACAAAAAATTGAACAAAAAATTGAACAAAATTTATTAGAAATAGTTAATAATAATCTTAGATGTACAGAAAGGGGATTTAATATCCTAAATGAGATATTAATAGATTTTTTATAA
- a CDS encoding MSC_0882 family membrane protein has product MSGLVNPIKNEELNENQNQQTVGTFALNSNPQNNPNYFNETAIYQKNLIENKNSGYIRPRQLNFDNSYQQNRMPDYKRSEVRDPNEKFYLQNNQRDLIQYQQPRYQPTQMQSYVNYQNQYSNNLKQERLDFENMSRINYGNYRDENQYNRMVYPPNNQINNLQRNEIYNNKPLYENYHMPNNNMQYGYNDFSNNNQFYNPNPNFGYNPEVDYAPVSSNNYNPYEHNSYGERMKKANIIPKEIAKEIRSEKLRIFLIFLIGVVGIITTSIMLAIYYKAGDNGTYMGVERAKVMYPFFSITLLIVSAGFFITSLTDFAFIYSNVKKYEKDLLFGKELVPYFITRNYRTLISRGVYLNWVSFCIYIFGAISLAIMYGLQSKYLNGNPDIYFLFWKVGSLKSLDSEIKTNIVILFITLIVHVLNIVTTRTRKNNLIGYYGYEIIPQQEIKEIRKKANKVCMIIFFTSMAILLFLIVIPWLIIRKKRGLSLKPWGVINQ; this is encoded by the coding sequence ATGAGTGGATTAGTAAATCCAATTAAAAATGAAGAATTAAATGAAAATCAAAACCAACAAACTGTTGGAACTTTTGCGTTAAATTCAAACCCTCAAAATAATCCTAATTACTTTAACGAAACAGCAATATATCAAAAAAATTTAATTGAAAATAAGAACTCTGGGTATATAAGACCAAGACAATTAAATTTTGATAATAGTTATCAACAAAATAGAATGCCTGATTATAAGAGAAGTGAAGTAAGAGATCCAAATGAAAAATTCTATCTTCAAAATAATCAAAGAGATTTAATTCAATATCAACAACCAAGATATCAACCAACTCAAATGCAGTCATATGTAAATTATCAAAATCAATATAGTAATAATTTAAAACAAGAGCGTTTAGATTTTGAAAATATGTCAAGAATTAATTATGGAAATTATAGAGATGAAAATCAATATAATAGAATGGTTTATCCTCCAAACAATCAAATCAATAATCTTCAAAGAAATGAAATTTATAATAATAAGCCTTTATATGAAAATTATCATATGCCAAATAATAATATGCAATATGGCTATAATGATTTCTCTAATAATAATCAATTTTATAATCCAAATCCAAATTTTGGATATAATCCAGAAGTTGACTATGCACCAGTTAGTTCAAATAATTATAATCCTTATGAGCATAATTCATATGGAGAAAGAATGAAAAAGGCAAATATCATTCCAAAAGAAATAGCTAAGGAAATAAGAAGTGAAAAATTAAGAATATTTTTAATTTTCTTAATAGGAGTAGTTGGTATAATTACGACTTCAATTATGTTAGCAATTTATTATAAAGCTGGAGATAATGGAACTTACATGGGAGTAGAAAGAGCAAAAGTAATGTATCCTTTCTTCTCAATAACATTATTAATTGTATCAGCAGGATTTTTTATAACTAGTTTAACTGACTTTGCCTTTATTTATTCAAATGTCAAAAAATATGAAAAGGATCTTTTATTTGGAAAAGAGCTCGTACCTTATTTTATTACTAGAAATTATAGAACTTTAATATCAAGAGGAGTTTATTTAAACTGAGTATCATTTTGTATTTATATTTTTGGAGCAATTTCATTAGCAATAATGTATGGTTTACAAAGTAAATATTTAAATGGAAATCCAGATATTTATTTCTTATTTTGAAAAGTTGGGAGTCTGAAATCACTAGATTCAGAAATTAAAACAAATATAGTTATTTTATTTATTACTTTAATAGTTCACGTATTAAACATAGTAACAACTAGAACAAGAAAAAATAATTTAATTGGGTATTATGGATATGAAATAATACCACAACAAGAAATAAAAGAAATTAGAAAAAAAGCAAATAAAGTTTGTATGATTATATTCTTTACTTCAATGGCAATTCTTTTATTTTTAATTGTTATACCTTGATTAATTATTAGAAAAAAAAGAGGTCTTTCATTAAAACCATGAGGAGTAATAAATCAATAG
- a CDS encoding TIGR04561 family membrane protein, whose product MKTLLMSKTNFKVLDFSLPLWVVLLVFTIIASISLTIYFLILFRKNSKFYFEKEQVSADEFKRLEKFENQRNNFELEIAKIKKIQRDRRKK is encoded by the coding sequence ATGAAAACACTATTAATGAGTAAAACAAATTTTAAAGTATTAGACTTTAGTCTTCCTTTATGAGTTGTATTGCTAGTTTTTACAATAATTGCATCTATTTCTTTAACTATATATTTTTTAATACTTTTTAGAAAAAATTCAAAATTTTACTTTGAAAAAGAACAAGTATCAGCAGATGAATTTAAAAGACTTGAAAAATTTGAAAATCAAAGAAATAATTTTGAGCTAGAAATAGCTAAAATTAAAAAAATTCAAAGAGATAGAAGAAAAAAATAA
- a CDS encoding lipoprotein: MKKLLAVLGSITLVTSSSFTVVSCFGGTTDPEKEKTKWSDEEILERFGSLEINELDNGDLELSSKDDHFKIWSGSSNGNKYERIVKKDDVDNNNVNFLYDSLLPMDASLEKPFGIELMSGFYVGKSEDEVKQAFSNVYNNIQIEFGSEMTNDNHWNLKKKNAFSIFLGSGHISGYTFSCTRIWEDVLKIKTNKGEDIYIGLISLYIDYFVGYVTSNLSTWMKQFFEEYSSQLNSPDLLIEEVVNEKGKIIANSKNQHLNLKLYNANFTFKQKIDYKQDEETEVRNTEIEYALNSYIRSKVSSHTSEFNYKYENSSYKDFYFDHIIDLEDPNKDKESHYNRGFEIWGPNNKSWDYNSIIYTKMDIINS; encoded by the coding sequence ATGAAAAAATTATTAGCAGTACTTGGTTCAATAACATTGGTAACTTCAAGTTCGTTTACAGTAGTATCTTGTTTTGGAGGGACAACTGACCCAGAAAAAGAGAAAACTAAGTGATCAGATGAAGAAATTTTAGAAAGATTTGGTTCATTAGAAATTAATGAATTAGATAATGGTGACTTAGAGTTATCATCAAAAGATGATCACTTTAAGATTTGATCAGGTTCAAGTAATGGAAATAAATATGAAAGAATCGTTAAAAAAGATGATGTAGATAATAATAATGTTAATTTTTTATATGATAGTTTACTTCCAATGGATGCAAGTTTAGAAAAACCATTTGGAATAGAATTGATGTCAGGATTTTATGTTGGTAAAAGTGAAGATGAAGTAAAACAAGCTTTTTCAAATGTTTATAATAATATTCAAATTGAATTTGGTTCAGAAATGACAAATGATAATCATTGGAATCTAAAAAAGAAAAATGCATTCTCAATATTTTTGGGATCAGGACATATATCAGGTTATACATTTTCATGTACAAGGATATGAGAGGATGTACTAAAAATCAAAACAAATAAAGGAGAAGATATTTATATTGGTTTAATTTCATTATATATAGATTACTTTGTGGGGTATGTAACAAGTAATTTAAGCACTTGAATGAAACAATTTTTTGAAGAATATAGTAGTCAACTAAACTCTCCAGATTTACTAATTGAAGAAGTGGTAAATGAAAAAGGCAAGATTATTGCAAATAGCAAAAATCAGCATCTAAATTTAAAATTATATAATGCTAATTTTACATTTAAACAAAAGATTGATTATAAGCAAGATGAAGAAACAGAAGTTAGAAATACTGAAATTGAATATGCGTTAAATTCATATATTAGAAGTAAAGTTTCATCTCATACCTCTGAATTTAATTATAAATATGAAAATTCATCTTATAAAGATTTTTATTTTGACCATATCATAGACTTAGAAGATCCTAATAAAGATAAGGAAAGTCATTATAATAGGGGATTTGAAATATGAGGACCAAATAATAAGAGTTGAGATTATAACAGTATAATATATACAAAAATGGATATTATCAACAGTTAA
- the nadE gene encoding NAD(+) synthase: protein MQLKEYLDYLVNWLQQEVKKANQKGVIVGISGGIDSAVVAALAKKAFPDDYLTVWMPCKSSELDEKCKLELINKLNLKNVSVDLSKTFEVLSDSLNKSGIEQSKIALANSKARLRMTTLYSMAQTHNYLVLGTDNADEWHIGYFTKFGDGGVDLLPIVHLLKREVREAAKILGVPESIINRAPTASLWEDQTDESEIGFSYDLIDDYISGKLVDIEVKERVDYLNKISEHKRKAAPAPKNIR from the coding sequence ATGCAATTAAAAGAATATTTAGATTATTTAGTAAATTGATTACAACAAGAAGTTAAAAAAGCAAATCAAAAAGGTGTTATTGTAGGAATTAGTGGTGGTATTGATTCAGCTGTTGTTGCAGCTCTTGCAAAAAAAGCATTTCCAGATGATTATTTGACTGTTTGAATGCCATGTAAATCTAGTGAGTTAGATGAAAAATGCAAATTAGAATTAATTAATAAGCTTAATTTAAAAAATGTATCAGTTGATTTATCTAAAACATTTGAGGTTCTATCAGATTCATTAAATAAATCTGGAATTGAACAATCAAAAATAGCTCTTGCAAATTCTAAAGCAAGATTAAGAATGACAACACTTTATTCAATGGCTCAAACTCATAATTATTTAGTTTTGGGAACTGATAATGCTGATGAATGACATATTGGTTATTTTACAAAGTTTGGTGATGGAGGAGTGGATTTATTACCAATTGTTCATCTTTTAAAAAGAGAAGTTAGAGAAGCTGCAAAAATTTTAGGTGTGCCTGAATCAATTATAAATAGAGCTCCAACTGCAAGTTTATGAGAAGATCAAACAGATGAATCTGAAATAGGCTTTAGCTATGATTTAATCGATGATTATATTAGTGGTAAATTAGTGGATATTGAAGTAAAAGAAAGAGTTGATTATTTGAACAAAATTTCAGAACATAAAAGAAAAGCTGCTCCAGCTCCAAAAAATATTAGATAG
- the obgE gene encoding GTPase ObgE, whose product MKFVDLAHFNIKSGKGGDGAVSFRHELYVANGGPNGGDGGKGGDIIFIADEGKSSLLDLKLQKFYSAEDGFKGDIKNMHGKNGKDTYIKVPVGTIIYNNDTKELLFDFISDGQQEVLAQGGKGGRGNARFANSRNKAPTIFEAGDPGQEVNIKAELKVLADVGFVGLPNAGKSTLLRAISNSKPQIADYPFTTLNPQLGVSRDKSGRTFTVADLPGLIEGASLGKGLGHEFLRHIERCKIICHVIDMSGNYATEDVVKNYELIRKELIEYNFNLEKRVEIIVANKIDIDEAKINLLYFKEKYKDKKIIEVSGLTKINIDQLLLEIGSTLEIVKDIPLWEIKDENPQDYKVYNFESDLKDIQVKNLGNGRWRIEGEDVYKAYQKTPISTYDNLLLFNEKLKHLGVYNILREKGAQRGDVVKVFDIELEWMD is encoded by the coding sequence ATGAAATTTGTAGATTTAGCGCATTTTAATATTAAATCAGGTAAAGGTGGCGATGGAGCTGTTTCTTTTCGTCATGAACTATATGTAGCAAATGGAGGACCCAATGGTGGTGATGGTGGAAAAGGTGGTGATATTATTTTCATAGCAGATGAAGGTAAATCATCATTATTAGACTTAAAATTACAAAAATTTTACAGTGCAGAAGATGGTTTTAAAGGCGATATTAAAAATATGCATGGTAAAAATGGTAAGGATACTTATATCAAAGTCCCCGTAGGAACAATTATTTATAATAATGATACAAAGGAATTATTATTTGATTTTATTAGTGATGGACAACAAGAAGTTTTGGCTCAAGGTGGTAAAGGTGGCAGAGGAAATGCAAGATTTGCAAACTCAAGAAATAAGGCTCCAACAATTTTTGAAGCAGGAGACCCAGGACAAGAAGTAAATATTAAAGCGGAATTAAAAGTATTAGCAGATGTTGGATTTGTTGGACTTCCAAATGCTGGAAAATCTACTTTATTAAGAGCTATTTCAAACTCTAAACCTCAGATTGCAGATTATCCTTTTACAACCTTAAACCCACAATTAGGAGTGAGTAGAGATAAAAGCGGAAGAACTTTTACTGTAGCAGATTTGCCAGGACTAATTGAGGGAGCTAGTTTAGGAAAAGGTTTAGGTCATGAATTTTTAAGACACATTGAAAGATGTAAAATAATTTGTCATGTTATTGATATGTCAGGAAATTATGCAACAGAAGATGTTGTAAAAAATTATGAATTAATTAGAAAAGAACTTATTGAGTATAATTTTAATTTAGAAAAAAGAGTTGAAATTATTGTAGCTAATAAAATTGATATTGATGAAGCTAAAATAAATCTTTTATACTTTAAGGAAAAATATAAAGATAAAAAAATTATTGAAGTTTCTGGATTGACTAAAATTAATATTGATCAATTATTATTAGAAATAGGTTCTACTTTAGAAATAGTAAAAGATATTCCTTTATGAGAAATAAAAGATGAAAATCCTCAAGATTATAAAGTTTATAACTTTGAATCTGACTTAAAAGATATTCAAGTCAAAAATCTTGGAAATGGTAGATGAAGAATTGAAGGTGAGGATGTTTATAAAGCGTATCAAAAAACTCCAATCTCAACTTATGATAATTTACTACTGTTTAATGAAAAACTTAAACATTTAGGTGTTTATAATATCTTAAGAGAAAAAGGAGCCCAACGTGGTGATGTAGTTAAAGTTTTTGATATAGAATTGGAGTGAATGGATTAG
- a CDS encoding DUF3196 family protein has translation MKNYYEEIMQKISEAMAKNDYDQAFEIVCEELNAPYVPQDFEKQLEQMQRKIMEKLNFNEKNFINWTTDKVVDIMSKKLDQESHLMAFDALRGLNARLILEEIKVYLLDGEIKAEYKTFLIMVLIEQLVDQEIFIEKNGSTISINPSKFNLREAQEILKDIELKIEQTIYDSNPSLFTICQHIANSYFYNVFPILNFDNFTLNDLAMAIIMKACDSLGISLEEGLELKIDFNKENTMLLLSELNNII, from the coding sequence ATGAAAAATTATTATGAAGAAATAATGCAAAAAATTAGTGAAGCAATGGCTAAAAATGATTATGATCAGGCTTTTGAAATTGTTTGTGAGGAATTAAATGCTCCATATGTACCTCAAGATTTTGAAAAGCAGTTGGAACAAATGCAAAGAAAAATAATGGAAAAACTTAATTTTAATGAAAAAAATTTTATAAATTGAACAACAGATAAAGTTGTTGATATTATGTCAAAAAAACTAGATCAAGAATCTCATTTAATGGCTTTTGATGCTTTGAGGGGATTAAATGCTAGATTAATTCTAGAAGAAATTAAAGTTTATTTATTAGATGGTGAGATAAAAGCGGAATATAAAACATTTTTAATTATGGTTTTAATTGAACAATTAGTAGATCAAGAAATATTTATTGAAAAAAATGGTTCTACTATATCTATAAATCCTTCAAAATTTAATTTAAGAGAAGCACAAGAAATTTTAAAAGATATTGAATTAAAAATAGAGCAAACTATTTATGATTCAAATCCAAGTTTATTTACAATTTGTCAACACATTGCAAACTCATATTTTTACAATGTTTTTCCAATTTTAAATTTTGATAACTTTACATTAAATGATTTAGCAATGGCAATTATTATGAAGGCTTGTGATTCATTAGGAATTAGTTTAGAAGAGGGTTTAGAATTAAAAATAGATTTTAATAAGGAAAATACAATGTTATTATTAAGTGAGTTAAATAATATCATTTAA